The nucleotide window TATCATCATATTTTGCCGCAAGAAGAAATGGTGACAAATGCGAGTACGGTTTCTGTACAATCATTTGAACAGCAAATGGCCTTTTTAGCTGAAGAGCAATTTACAACAATTTCGACAACACAGCTTTATGATTATTTGGAAGGTCGCCAAATTTTACCGGTTAATTCAATACTCATAACATTTGATGATGGTTTATTATCGACAAAGGTCTATGCTTATCCAATTTTAAAGAAACATGGATTTTCTGCGGTACAGCATATTATTTCTTCTCGTACCGAGCGCTTTGAAGGTGAACAAGTTTTTGATGCCAAAGGACCGCTCCAATTTTTCACAGCCGAAGAGATGCAGCAAATGACGGATGTGTTTCAGTACGAAGCGCATACACATAATTTGCATCAGTTCAGCAATGGGGCAGGGAAGGCATTAGAGCTGACGTCCGCTGACATTGCGAAGGATCTGCAGCAAAATGTTAACATGCTGTCGAATGCGACTTCTCTAGCGTATCCATTCGGTCATTACGATGAAGATATGATCGCAGCGATGAAGGAAGTAGGACTGTTAATCGGTTTTACGACAAATGAAGGCTATGCGAATATGCAGCAGTCAAATTATGAGGTTAATCGTTTCGGCATAACTGAAAATAAAACATTTGAACAGTTCACGTCCTTTGTAAAGGGGGTGGACTGGTCTTAAGGATATAAGAAGGTGCTAAACGTTACATGAGAGAATTTGATGCAATTGTTGATGAGCATACGCGTTATTTAGTACGTATTGCTTATTTGTACGTTAAAAATTGGGCTACCGCCGAGGATATCGTACAGGAAGTATTTGTAACATACTTTCAAAAGAGCGAACAGTTTCGCAATGAGTCGTCATTGAAAACGTATTTAACAAAAATGACAGCCAATCGCGCAAAAGATTATTTACGCTCATGGAAGCATAAAAAGGATGTCGTTTTTGAAACGATTTTTGCTCAAACGAAAGGTACGGACGAAGAGG belongs to Solibacillus sp. FSL W7-1436 and includes:
- a CDS encoding polysaccharide deacetylase family protein; protein product: MKKLIAVGFIAVCVLFLTIEYRGSSEKIERAVANEKDMTGLEDGNQIEQATHLFEKVIVLNKEQPIYIKGNALTEIGVVHPNTSFAIVGEDELYYELRFGKISAFIKKGSATVEKRPLETLVNTEITNSIKTTEQINVYEGKNLKSGVLMQLSQGFRYPIVGEIDEWFVIKVGERAGYIHKTSVEIDEGIPVLVYHHILPQEEMVTNASTVSVQSFEQQMAFLAEEQFTTISTTQLYDYLEGRQILPVNSILITFDDGLLSTKVYAYPILKKHGFSAVQHIISSRTERFEGEQVFDAKGPLQFFTAEEMQQMTDVFQYEAHTHNLHQFSNGAGKALELTSADIAKDLQQNVNMLSNATSLAYPFGHYDEDMIAAMKEVGLLIGFTTNEGYANMQQSNYEVNRFGITENKTFEQFTSFVKGVDWS
- a CDS encoding sigma-70 family RNA polymerase sigma factor, which translates into the protein MREFDAIVDEHTRYLVRIAYLYVKNWATAEDIVQEVFVTYFQKSEQFRNESSLKTYLTKMTANRAKDYLRSWKHKKDVVFETIFAQTKGTDEEVIQKEHLASLEQKLFQLPLKYREPLILFYYDEQSIADIALYLQLNENTVKTRLRRAKQQLKEYFSEEGLEE